The nucleotide sequence AGTGCAAAAGCTTGGATTGAAGGCAATCAAAATAGATTGTTGCTCAAACAATTGCATGTTGTATCGAAAAGACGATGCTGCTCTAACTAGTTGCAAGTTTTGTGAAGCACCTAGATTCAAGCCTATTTCCGATGGTGGTTGTAAGTCCAAGAGAGTTCCTGTCAGATGGATGCACTACTTACCCTTAATCCCTAGACTTCGAAGGCTTTATGCGTCAATGAGTTCAGCTCCGCACATGACGTGGCATATAAAAAACCAACGTGATGATGGCGTGATGACCCATCCGTCACATGGGAAGGCATGGAAAAGCTTTGATCGTATTCACTCTGATTTTGCTTTGGAGCCTAGAAACATTAGGTTAGGTCTTTGCTCTGATGGGTTTACCCCAAATATCCAATTTAGCAAGCCTTATTCTTGTTGGCCCGTAATTGTAATTCAGAGAGGATGGTAACATAATTTAAGTGGCTTTAGATCTTATTTAATAGACATCTATTTATGTaaagtttttcttattttgtattttatgtGGAACAGAAGAAGCAGTTGGGCCGTACACCAACCCACGAGGAGGTCTTCAAAGAAACCCACACACTTAAAAGTGACAAGTCTAAATGGGTGGACAAGCGCTCTCAAGACACTCATGTGAGATATAGCATAAATACTCCTCCTATGTCAAAATTATTAACTAATTTCTAGCTGTCTGGCATTAACATTACTGTATTTAGTGGTCCTAACTATGttcaacattattattattattattcagctTTGTGCTTTGTGATTTTATAGTTGGTTTCTTTTCTTCCAAGTTTCTGTAGTCTAAGCCCTTTGACACATCTCCTTATATAGGGTCTATTCAATTATTCACAATTTGATTCCATAGACCAACTTAAGAGATAATACAGTTCACCAATCTTAATCTTGTGTAGAAAGCATGTGAAGCATGCATTATTCTCTTGGAATATGGTAAGCTTGTCCCATCTCTGCCTAACATGTGAAACTTTTGCATCAAATTATTCAAAGTGAAATGGTTTTTGAAACTCTGAAGTTTATTATCTGGCATGTCCCCATTACTCATCACCTAATGTGTATATAATATAATCCATGCTTCTTCAGAGATTGTCTCAAAATCATGAGGTTGGAACTGTGCAACATGGATTAAATTACTCATCTTTGCAAAGTTAAGATCCACATTTTGTGATATGAAGAATGGTTTAATATGTGACAGATAAGTTTGTTGAGAATAAGAAAACATACTGATGAGCAGATTAGTAGCAGTAGAGTAATTTTTAAGTGTGTCCACGAATAACATGTAGTGTTCATGTCTCCCCTTCCTATTATCAGAATCTCCTTCATCATGTAGTATTAATCTTGTTTTTGCTTTTAGCATATCATAAAGAATGTTGATACTAATATTTAGCTCAATATTCTTGGGACTATTAAACTGTTCTTGCTGTTTGTTATATAAGATCATGGATGTTTGTGAAGATTTCTTGTGAAAATTCAGCCTCATTTTTGCTTGTGACTATTATTGGAGTTTTCTATTGTTTGAATTTAAATATATACAATTTGATTAGAAAAGTTTTGTGCAAAATCTAAAAGTTTTATATTAAGTAATATGCATGGCTATTtgtcttaataataataatataattgatATAATCATTGTGCAACAGGAGAAGTTTATAAAAAAGTTGGCAGAAGTTCAGGCTCAACATGCCGAGGCTCAAGCACAGGGAATGGAGCTACAACCAATTGATGAAGACTTGATTTGGGAGGAAGTGTGTGGTGGGAAAAAGAAGAATCGAGTTTACAGAAAAGGGTCATTCTTTTCTAGCTCTATCAAGTCTGGAACCACTTCTGCCAATTCTGTATCTGGAAGAGCACCAAGAAATCAAAATTCTGTTCCTGATTTGCGAGAACAGATTCATAATCTCAATGAAGAGCTTTTTCAGCGTGTTACTCAACAAACAGATGAGCGTATTAGTAAGTTGTTAGATACACGCTTGGCTCCTTTGGAAAAGActcaaaagaaattagaaaagttGGAACGGGCAATTGGAAAGGCCAAGAAGGAAAAGCTGAAACAGAAGAGATGGAATGAGGCTTATGTTAGCTATTATTAGAAGGTTAGAGCGTCAAGTAGTTCTAGTGCAGTTCCACTACCACCGCCACCGCCGCCACCCTCAATGTCTTCGGATGGGGGCTATGATGATGATGGGGATGAAGATGACACTGAAGACTATAGCTGATAGTTTTATAGTTGATGATCAATacattttgtttatgttttgaaatattataaatattcaaatataaattagataaaaatttgtattaaatttatatttattttgtatgaaaacaagtttattttgtaattagaaaaagtaaaaaaaa is from Arachis ipaensis cultivar K30076 chromosome B01, Araip1.1, whole genome shotgun sequence and encodes:
- the LOC107617262 gene encoding uncharacterized protein LOC107617262, whose protein sequence is MKKQLGRTPTHEEVFKETHTLKSDKSKWVDKRSQDTHEKFIKKLAEVQAQHAEAQAQGMELQPIDEDLIWEEVCGGKKKNRVYRKGSFFSSSIKSGTTSANSVSGRAPRNQNSVPDLREQIHNLNEELFQRVTQQTDERISKLLDTRLAPLEKTQKKLEKLERAIGKAKKEKLKQKRWNEAYVSYY